One stretch of Glycine soja cultivar W05 chromosome 7, ASM419377v2, whole genome shotgun sequence DNA includes these proteins:
- the LOC114418853 gene encoding uncharacterized protein LOC114418853 isoform X1: MGQVFDKLEGKEWRQRQIRKITDRVFDKVKNQMETDKLSFEDLYIAVLLVYNDINKYIPGPHFDPPSKDKVREVKQSCDINLDGDIDRDEFYDFIMIMTADTFTFVSQKLIVTFVVAPTVAVATKKATEGVPGVGKLVQKIPNSVYASLVTIAAVWFQKKAQSSSL, from the exons ATGGGACAAGTCTTTGACAAGTTAGAGG GTAAGGAGTGGAGGCAAAGGCAAATAAGGAAGATAACAGATCGAGTTTTTGACAAAGTAAAGAATCAAATGGAAACTGATAAGTTGAGTTTTGAAGATCTGTATATTGCTGTTTTACTTGTGTACAA TGATATTAACAAGTATATACCTGGTCCCCATTTTGACCCTCCATCAAAAGACAAAGTCAGAGAAGTCAAACAG AGCTGTGATATCAACCTCGATGGGGATATCGACCGTGATGAATTTTATGATTTCATCATGATAATGACAGCTGATACATTCACTTTTGTTAGCCAAAAACTTATTGTCACTTTCGTTGTAGCACCAACAGTTGCAGTGGCAACAAAGAAGGCTACTGAAGGTGTTCCGGGTGTTGGGAAACTGGTGCAAAAGATACCCAATTCAGTTTATGCTTCCCTTGTGACAATTGCAGCTGTGTGGTTCCAAAAAAAGGCTCAGAGTTCTTCACTGTAG
- the LOC114418853 gene encoding uncharacterized protein LOC114418853 isoform X2: METDKLSFEDLYIAVLLVYNDINKYIPGPHFDPPSKDKVREVKQSCDINLDGDIDRDEFYDFIMIMTADTFTFVSQKLIVTFVVAPTVAVATKKATEGVPGVGKLVQKIPNSVYASLVTIAAVWFQKKAQSSSL, encoded by the exons ATGGAAACTGATAAGTTGAGTTTTGAAGATCTGTATATTGCTGTTTTACTTGTGTACAA TGATATTAACAAGTATATACCTGGTCCCCATTTTGACCCTCCATCAAAAGACAAAGTCAGAGAAGTCAAACAG AGCTGTGATATCAACCTCGATGGGGATATCGACCGTGATGAATTTTATGATTTCATCATGATAATGACAGCTGATACATTCACTTTTGTTAGCCAAAAACTTATTGTCACTTTCGTTGTAGCACCAACAGTTGCAGTGGCAACAAAGAAGGCTACTGAAGGTGTTCCGGGTGTTGGGAAACTGGTGCAAAAGATACCCAATTCAGTTTATGCTTCCCTTGTGACAATTGCAGCTGTGTGGTTCCAAAAAAAGGCTCAGAGTTCTTCACTGTAG